The DNA window AACAGCCGCTCACTTATATGTCCAAGAGACAATTCGAAACATCTCCAAAGTTTCTCACGAACTTATACAGCAGATTTTCCCCGATTTCTCCCAGCTCATTCAGAACAGctccacgctgtgtctgaccctgcgagTGTGTGTTTGGAtgatgtggacggagattcactctgtgtctgaccccgggagtgtgtgatgggtgatgtggagggagcctcactctgtgtctgacagaggaattgtgcgatgggacagtctggagggagattttcTCAATGTCTGACCTGCGATTGTGTTATtatacagtgtggagggaattctCTTGGTATCTGACCCGGGTAGTGGGTGATTTCATGGTGTGGACAGAGATTCTCAatgtctgacgctgggagtgtgtaatgggacgaggTGTAggtaggttcactctgtgtctgacaccggtagtgtgcgatgggatggtgcggagggaacttcactgtctcagaacccgggagtgtgtgatgggatggtggagagggagatttacTGTGTTTCTGACCCCCAGGTGTATGTAATGGGAGGATATAaaaggagcttcactcagtgtctgaccctggagggTTCTGATGGAACGATGTGGAGTAAAccacactctctgtctgacacagagattgtgtgatggtacgatgcggagggagcttcactctgcgtctgacacagaGACTGTGTGATGCGACATTGCAGAGGGATCTTCACTGTTTATCTGATCcgtggagagtgtgatggggcccTGCGGAGGggcatacactctgtgtctgaccctctgcTATTTCTGACCGTTGTGGACGCAAGTCTGATAGTATACCGTATATGAGCTTCCAGTCTCTTTTGTTGATTTTGTCTGCAAAGCCAGGAGAGTGCTCATTAAGGTTGGGGTCCGGAGAGTGGGTGTATCTCGGGTGCGAGGAAGCGGTGGTCAGCCTTGATGGGGATGGGGACTGAAGAGATCCAGGGGACTGGACAATCTCAGCCTGGAACTGAGGCGCAGCTGTACCACTTCATTGTGAGTGTGTGGTtccctctgtatgtgtgtgtgtgtgtgtgtgtgtgtgtgtgtttcaatgtgTGTGTGGTTCCCtgtggtgtgatgggacggtgtggagggagcttcactctgtgtctgaccccgggagcgtgtgatgggacgatgcggttggagcttcaccctgtgctGAATGCCGGTATTCCATCCCGCATCCCATTCGTACTTGGGAACCCAGTGAAATCACGTCTGACATTACAGAATTACAGACATTACAGGCATTAACTGTCTGTGGGCGCCTAATCTCTGAGACGCTGCTGTACCAGTGTGAGGAGCTCAGAACCATTATTGCAGTTCACCGAATGCGGGGGGCAGCAGTAACTCCAGGTCTCCTCTAGTGAGACTCAGGAATGCAGgaagttacagcggtttattgatttcatcatgacaaatgCAAATTAAGGAATGTGTGAACTGGATAGGACGCGGAATCATGTCACTGCGGCACCGCCTCTGAGATCACAGAGAGCTCGGCTGAAGCCAGGATCTGTTAGAACAGTTAGAAAGTAAACGTGTATTGCAGGAAATCGGCCAACATGTCCTCATCCAGCGAGCAGGgctgttcacacattcagatcttcacaactccactctcagtcctggtctgggttcctgcagtgATCTCAGTTCCCTCTCTCCTGTTGGACTGAACCGATTCCAgtgcagcctgaaacagatgggagaataaagatgaaataaactgattacacaacagtgtcagtaacaggggaccggggttaatgtttcaacaacactcacagacaaatatcaccagaaaacccgcggatccgctgatatttcatcacattgaacattaacacaaacactcaccagatccgctccagactcgggagggtcaatatgaggcggcggagagcggggacagatcggtctgtcagtgAGTTTAATCccaggtccagctccgtcagtgatgggtttgtaatgAGAGCGGAAGCGAGATCCTCGGCGCCAGAATCCCTGAGACCGACATtgtacagcctggagatgagagagagtgagggtgaaggacacagagagacaggagatggtacaaatccccagtgtttatcagtaacacaattactgatcacattagtgttcagtgtcagacacccagtgactgtaaacacaatctcccacagtctggtacttacagcagtttctgtattttacactccgggttcctcagagccgcagaaaccagtttcactcctgaatctcccagtttattttcACTCAgatccagctccgtcagtgatgggtttgttctgagagcggagacgagatcctcgacaCCAGAATCTGAGAGACTGATATCTCTCAGCCTGCAGATgacagagagtgagggtgaagtacACAGTGAGATacgagacggtacaaatccccagtgtttatcagtaacacaattactgataacattaatgttcagtgtcagacacccagtgactgtaaatacaatctcccacagtctggtatttaccccagtttctgtattttacactccgggttcctcagagccacagacaccagtttcactcctgtatctcccagtttattacgaTCCATGTTCAAATCCATCAGTGATCGGTTTGTTCCGAGAGCGGAGGCAAGATTCTCAGCGCCAGAAACTGTAAGATCGACATTGTCCaacctggagatgagagaaagtGAAGGACACTGAGAGAGGAGGTAGTACAAATTCCCAGAGTTTACCTGTATctcaattactgatcacattaatgttcagtgtcagacacccagtgactgtaaacacaatctcccacagactggtacttaccccagtttccgtattttacactccgggttcctcagagccgcagaaaccagtttcactcctgaatctcccagttcattccccgcaagtctaaacacaaacagacagattgCTGAACAAATGGATGAATTGATGAGGGTCTGAGGGAATTACTCTCAATCAGGTATTTCAGGAACCACGATacccttcagtaaatcactgatcggtgttcccatcactgtcaacgTCCCTCTCTGCCCAGCTCCAGGGTATTCACCGAATATCAGTAATTTAATCTGTTGTTGTGACCCTGTAAAATACACATATTCTGTCTCATTTCTGGCAGTTAGAAAAGTGTTATTGGCCTGAGAGCATCAGAAGGGGCAGGGATGAATGATGGAAGGAAGTCCCACAGTGAGGAAAATTTATGATTGGGAGACTGTCGATGGGAATGGTGGAAGAGCCCGCACCTGAGGAAAActcgatgggaagagagatcccacaggaggaaggaggatgggaaaaGTTAATCCTACAAGACGAGAGGATGCAGAAAAAGATTGCAAGGAAGAGGTGGGTTTGAACTGAGGGCCACAGTCGGGAGAGAAGATGTGCCCATGGTGTCGGGGTATCTGGTAGTGAGCACAGTCACACAGGTGGACTGATGGTGAtagtcacacacggggaagggcaggggaggacaatctcacaatggtatttctttacTTCTCACTGGGgcagtctgctgacggtctcttgtccctcaccgggaagggggtgtgaagctctgacccacctgctgcagttagtgtcggtctgggtgtcagtagcagtgagaaggaacattgtcaatggacgtgtcacaggctgagaaaaacacggccattcctgtgatttattaTCATTAAACCAAAGGCCGGTGTTCTCTGAACTGACAAAGTCTCTAACAGCCCTTCACAAGGAATCACAGTAACCTCCTGTACTTGGGGAATTAGTGGCCAATCACaagggcatttgtcacaattcttcagaAGCTCATTTACTATAGTTTTAACCAAATCCCTTGACATTGAAAGAGCAAAATGGAACAGTTTCACagatcagagtgagagataagtcgttacctcaaatcctggcacttgtgcagcccgggtcccagtcGCTGGCTTCCTTCACTTTGAATGAGGCAGTActccaggtcgaggtgttttattgtatcacagagtccgatgacatgagacaggaccgcgcagtcaatcggggtcagtgtcattccacagaatgaaagtgtttccatagattccagtgcggcctgagccagtccacgattatgaaactcaaacaggtagtgcaatgtgttcaggaggctcctatTACCAGCTTTactctctgtgtttccactctggcgtttaacctcctccttcacccagtcaatcacccggcaggttgtttcattgggaaatggacccagaaactcctccaggccccgagctgtcactgggttggagagaccagcaacaaaacggagaaatacctcaaatcgcccatcctTCACAcagtgggcttcagtgaggagtttcatgatatctctgccatctgggatcaggaattgtgcgactgcagctacaaactcttggatggtgaggtgtgggaatgtgtacaccacgctccgggcagaatcctctctctccaaaagctccatcaggaacccggacaggaactgggaaggctgcagattgtagttgatcaaatctccatctgtaaacacaatcttcctctcggacactcctctgaaggccaactGACCAactctgagtaacacatcacgggggttctcaatctcacggccatggtttttcaggatgttgtaaatgtagtaggagtacagttgggtaatggtcttgggaactcgctgtgggtccctgactctttgtgtgaaaaaggggcccagtgccagagcgaggatccagcagtaggaggggttgtagctcatggtgtacaggatctcattCTCCTCCACGTGTTTGTAAACAGCttccgccaccgtctgatcttcaaaatgtttgatgaaatattccttccgttcctcacctgaaaatcccaggatttcagcttcGGTACCGATctcagccttttccaataaatgtaacgcagtgggacgggtggtcaccagcactgaacaccctgggagcagcttgtgctggattaaactgtacagaatgtcagacaccttgcacttgtaTTCAGGATCTGTGCACGTGCACCGAGTTTCCGTGTCTCTCCGACTGTCAGAAAAATTAATTTGgtcattgaattcatccaaaccatcgaatataaacagcgatccctctgggttcttccagacctctctcaggatattcccaaagtaaggatactgattcaggatcagttccttcaggtttattctgcagttaatggtgtttaaatcgcggaatttgaaactgaagacaaactggaactgttggtatattttccctgtgGCCCAGTCatgaacaatcttttgtaccattgttgttttcccgatccctgggactccggccactgctgctgaactccCAGATTTGGAGTTAGTttgggaaaagctgctctggaacaactgatCCATCTGGAGTTTCTCCAGCTCTCCGCAgagatgtttttctctccactccccgtggtctctgcctcttgccagcagctcatgttccaccattaGCCggtctcgaacagtagaaatgaccgtgagctcagcgtatcgatcaaccagctggaaaaccttcaccttctccctcatcaggatcgtgttcactctcagtgtttcagtttgtgcccgcagagtctccttgtgtttctgttggacatcttccatgggaacagacaGTGGACAAACTGTTAGATGCCTCAGCTCAGAACTCAGTATTTAAGCACACAAGAGTTAGCTCAGAGCTGTTGCATTGATGGATTCATCAATGGTTGTTCGTACAGTAAAGTAAATTTGATTAACAGACCTCTGACTGGACAGAGAGGCCTGTTCCAGATAAACACCAGATCATCACATTTCCACATTAACTGTGCTGTGAAGGTGAGTATTTCGctggtagtttactgaccccCAACTGTCCCGTACTGGACAACATCTCA is part of the Hypanus sabinus isolate sHypSab1 unplaced genomic scaffold, sHypSab1.hap1 scaffold_628, whole genome shotgun sequence genome and encodes:
- the LOC132389691 gene encoding NACHT, LRR and PYD domains-containing protein 3-like; translated protein: MHQGSSSGGAPVTSTSGKDTGPSSVITKLLASCNDSQLLRLTDIYRDRLEQAMEGGVHEVSLALMAKNQFSVQEHRKISDLADKGERADSSKLLLSLVMEKGSRARRVMWETFVKMRIGVPEMDKILKEIQEHGCDPSHQPIPAQHLLKVLSELEDLRVITELLASWDDSQLLRLMDFYRDRLEQAMEGGVHGVSLALTAENQFSGEEHRKISDLADKGERADSSKLLLSLVMEKGSRARRVMWETFVKMRIGVPKLDKILKEIQIYGCDPSHRPIPAQLLLKVLSELKDVQQKHKETLRAQTETLRVNTILMREKVKVFQLVDRYAELTVISTVRDRLMVEHELLARGRDHGEWREKHLCGELEKLQMDQLFQSSFSQTNSKSGSSAAVAGVPGIGKTTMVQKIVHDWATGKIYQQFQFVFSFKFRDLNTINCRINLKELILNQYPYFGNILREVWKNPEGSLFIFDGLDEFNDQINFSDSRRDTETRCTCTDPEYKCKVSDILYSLIQHKLLPGCSVLVTTRPTALHLLEKAEIGTEAEILGFSGEERKEYFIKHFEDQTVAEAVYKHVEENEILYTMSYNPSYCWILALALGPFFTQRVRDPQRVPKTITQLYSYYIYNILKNHGREIENPRDVLLRVGQLAFRGVSERKIVFTDGDLINYNLQPSQFLSGFLMELLEREDSARSVVYTFPHLTIQEFVAAVAQFLIPDGRDIMKLLTEAHCVKDGRFEVFLRFVAGLSNPVTARGLEEFLGPFPNETTCRVIDWVKEEVKRQSGNTESKAGNRSLLNTLHYLFEFHNRGLAQAALESMETLSFCGMTLTPIDCAVLSHVIGLCDTIKHLDLEYCLIQSEGSQRLGPGLHKCQDLRLAGNELGDSGVKLVSAALRNPECKIRKLGLDNVDLTVSGAENLASALGTNRSLMDLNMDRNKLGDTGVKLVSVALRNPECKIQKLGLRDISLSDSGVEDLVSALRTNPSLTELDLSENKLGDSGVKLVSAALRNPECKIQKLLLYNVGLRDSGAEDLASALITNPSLTELDLGLNSLTDRSVPALRRLILTLPSLERIWLHWNRFSPTGERELRSLQEPRPGLRVEL